The Pseudomonas sp. MPC6 nucleotide sequence CGCGCCACCTCGGGCAACGCTTGCAGGCAGGCCTTGCCGTAACCTTTGCCCTGAGCGCGGTGATCCACTTGCAATGCATGCAGGGTCGCGCTGTGTTCGTCGGCCCAGGCCGGCAGCACCGGCGGGCGTTTGAGCAGCAGAAAAGCGACGGGAATATCCCCGGCCAGCAGGGCAAATCCCTTGACCCCCGGGCCGGGCTTTGACAGCAGGGTGTGCAACGCACCGTGGATGTCGCCGGAGAACTTGATTTGGTCTTTGTGAACTTCAATGGCCTCGACCTGCCGGCGCTGGAGCGCGTTCAGGCTTTCGTAAGGCACGAGTCTGGCTGTCACTGGAGTATCCTTTTTCCATTACCGAGATGTTTCGAATTCTAACGAGTTTGTGCCGATGGATTATTTTTATTTCGGTTGTCGATTTGGCGTTTTGCCAGACGACAAAGGGTGTCTTCCAACAAAAACCACGGAGAACCACCATGAACGCGACACACGAGATCCAGACCCTGATCGACACCTATCGTCAGGCGGTCATCGCCAAGGACGTCGAGAAAATCATGGCCCTGTATGCCGAGGACATCGTCTCCTACGATGCCGTCAAGGCCCTGCAATTCCGGGGCAAGGCCGCCTACCGCGCGCATTGGCTGGAGTGCATGGAAATGTGCCAGGGCGCGCACACGTTTGACTTCGACCACACGAACATCGTGGCGGACGAGCATATCGCCTTCGCCCATTGGCTGGCCCATTGCGGTGGCACCAATGACAAGGGTGAAACACAGGCCTGCTGGATGCGAGTGACCGCCTGTTACCGGCGCGAGGCCGGACAATGGCGCATCGTCCACGAACACTGGTCGGCCCCGTTCGACATGATGAGCGGCACCGCATTATTCAACCTGGAACCTTGATCGTCGGGCGGTTGATCGGCAAACAACGCCAAACCGCCGATCTGCAGCCATAGTTGATCAGTTCGAGCAGGGCAGAGCCTCAAGAAACGGAGAGCGTCCATGAAATACCTATGCCTGGTGTACAGCAACGAGCGCGAGTTGCATTCGCTG carries:
- a CDS encoding GNAT family N-acetyltransferase, with amino-acid sequence MTARLVPYESLNALQRRQVEAIEVHKDQIKFSGDIHGALHTLLSKPGPGVKGFALLAGDIPVAFLLLKRPPVLPAWADEHSATLHALQVDHRAQGKGYGKACLQALPEVARQAWPEIKGLELSVDADNVSAIALYAKFGWIDSGEAYKGRIGYERRMGLIF
- a CDS encoding nuclear transport factor 2 family protein, with product MNATHEIQTLIDTYRQAVIAKDVEKIMALYAEDIVSYDAVKALQFRGKAAYRAHWLECMEMCQGAHTFDFDHTNIVADEHIAFAHWLAHCGGTNDKGETQACWMRVTACYRREAGQWRIVHEHWSAPFDMMSGTALFNLEP